Within the Medicago truncatula cultivar Jemalong A17 chromosome 4, MtrunA17r5.0-ANR, whole genome shotgun sequence genome, the region agtgatgatgattcttcatGAGAAGCTTGGTCACTCAACTTGCACAAATGGTTTAAGAGTTATATTGCCTAACTAGGATATTAGCGTGAGATTAATTTGCATTGAACATATATTGATTGATTCAAACGAGTTTGAAAGTTTCTCAGGTTGTCACAAGCTCTTCATTAACCAAAGTTTAAGAACATATTAGGATTGCATTCTATAACTTCATAATTATGAAATATTCTCTTGGGAAATTGAGAGAATATCATAATTTTGTTTGGACATATTATTATCATGttaatgcacattttaagtCCCAAAGTGAATGGTGTAAAGGTATCTGAagttcttttataaaaataacttgATCTTGCATAAGCTCAAACTCTTGTATAAAGATAAAAGGTGCAACATGGGTGATGGGAAAAAATGGATCCTATCTATTTTTTCCAACCTAGGATATTAAGCTCATGAGCTTAATCTTACTTCATTGTCGAGAAACGAAAGAAGAATATCTTCTCCAAAATTTATTTAGACATACTTCACTTATTGTTCGAAGTGAGGTATTGTTAAAACCAATCGAGCCATAATGCATTGAATTTCCAATTCGAATACCTTGTCACGACTTCACTTGAAACACTAACCTTGCCTTTGCATCCCCCTCCTCGTGGTCAAGGTAACAATTTCAACACATGGCCAACTTATCATTGCACATTCCAGATATTAAAATCCATTTAGTGTATTTTCTCcctaattattaattttaagttGGGATGCAAATGCAAGCATTCgttgatcatttttattttctaaaaaacaaGGAAGGACGGAAATTAGGTTGTCATCTCTGCAGTATGATTACATAGagtgattttgtttgaattgtAATGCGAACATTTTTCAGTATTTAATTAGTAGTTATATTTTGTAATGTTGGATTGACTAAAATTTCATGTGCTTCGCTAACAAAAGCACGGTTTTATTGGTAATGCATGtggaaatattattgaattgatGGAGAATTCTATTGAAAAGAACTTATGATGTTTATATTGTAGGTCTGCCGATTATGTCAACAACAGGATGAGAAGCCAACTTGTTTTATTTGTGGAACATTAGATGATGTCTGGGTTTGTATGATTTGTGGATTTGTCGGATGTGGAAGGTAATATATTAGTATCAGTTCTTTAATTTTCCTTGGTAATAACTTGTGTACAAAAGTCCCTACTTTATATGCTTAACAAAACACACATTTTGTTGTCATTTATATAggttatttgtttttgttttgtcagGGAAGACTTTAATATTATGGTTCTTTTTTAATCTAGATATAAAGAAGGACATGCTATTCGGCATTGGAAAGATACTCAGCATTGCTATTCTCTTGATTTTAGAACACAACAAATTTGGGATTATGTGGGTGACAATTATGTCCATCGACTGAATCAGGACCAATCTAGAATTGATGGCAAGTCGGAGATGCATGTTCACTGTATGTCTCTAGAAGGGGAATGTGACACATGTGAATGTAGTGAAGATTTAGAAGTTAATGGGGCCTTCTTTAACAgcaaagttgaagcggtatgtTTCTCGTGGAAAAAACTTCTCTGAAATCGTAGAGTTAGGGTGTAGCTAACCTTAACAAGTTAACATTATAATGCACTTTAATTTTAAATCAACCCTAGATACATATTTACTTGCTCATTTTAGTGACAAGCTCACTTAAGTGGAGCTTATCTGTTTCGCATGTATTGatctcttaatttaattttatgctgTTACTAATTTGGGCAGATTAGTCTGAAACAAAAGCCTGTGCACGTGTGGTATGATTTTGTTTGCTGTGTTAACATTGGGCTTTATGCATAAGGCACTTAATACCTGTACTGTCATTTAGACATAGAGACAGGCCTATATAGTTATTCTATAAATGGGATGTGAAATGTCAAATAAGCCTTCACATGTGATGTTCAACATCGTTTCATGGCCTAATGTCACACGTTTGGTTGTTTATTGTATGATACTCGATGTATCTTGTGCTCCGATGATTTTTCTCTCCCATGCTGTCACTGATTAATTAATGGACATAAACAGATTGTGGATGAGTACAACCGTCTTCTTACATCTCAATTGGAGACTCAAAGACAAGTGAGTTAACTCTACCATCCTTGAAATTTTTCACTGTGGGGTTAAAATAATTCTGGAAACATTAAACTCAATTCAGGTTATAGAACTATAGATTGTTTATGTCATCAACTCTTCTCTAATATACCAGTTTCTTAAATGTCAGTGATGTAATTTCTAGTGTGGTTGTCAGTATAAAGTTTCTTTCACTTATGATGAAGGCTTTGGGACAATTCGCAATGGGTTGATCTTTTGATGCAGTAATATGATGACGTGTTTGTGAAATCTGATTATCTTCATACCATTTTTGTTTTAGTATTATGAATCCTTACTAATTGAGGCAAGAAGTAAAGAAGAAAGCTCCATATCTGAAGCAGTGGAGAAAGCTGCAACTTCTGGAATGCTTGATATCCAAAATGAACTAGAAAAGTGTACTGAAGAAAGAAATGTCGTTGCTGAGGTAACTTTTCTCCTATATTTCCTATTGCTTGCTTTAACTCTGCTATTTAGACACTTCATTCTGCCCTTAGGTTAATCGGAAGCTcattaaaaattcagaaatgtGGCGAAAGAAGATTAAAGAAGCAGAAGAGAGGTAATGGTATTACCACTTAAGCTACCAGTTTGTTTGGAATGAGGTTATTAAGATGATAGTGaagttgttttgttgtttggttATTGCTGCACCATGTTCTCATTACATGTTTAAATCTGTGATCATTTAGGGAAGCTGCATCAATGAAGTCGATGAATGAGAAGATACTTGATTTGGAGGAACAGGTATGACAACTTCCTTCATTAATTCTTTGTATAGAAGCTTTCCATTTTTATTGTTCTCTGACGCGTTAAGTGACTGTACAAACAGATAAGAGATATCACGATTTTTCTACAAGCACAAAAAACAATTGATAAGATGTCAGACTCAAATGGAATAAAGGAGGGAACAGTCTTACCAGTGGCTCATGAGCAACCTTCTCCTGGAAACAGCAAGAAAAACAGAAAGTCTGGTCGAAAGCGGCGTTAGTTGTAACGTCACCTAGAACATGTATTCGAATCTATGGACTAGTCTAAATTTTTGGAGGGAAAACACTGATAAACTTTGCCAAGAGTTCTGTCTGATGCATATCCGAAATTATGATGGTACCTGACTTAACTGCCACAGAAAAAATTAGCCCACCTTACATTTCAACTCCCATTTCAACTTGTTTGCTTTGTGTGGGGCTGTAATCCCCGGATAGGGCCTACTTATTGATACTGCTGCTCGAAGTAATGAGAAAACGCTTTGTAAAATTGAGAACAGAAATGATAAGTAAACACAATTTTTGTGACACAAAATCGACAGCACCGTATGATTATACGTATTTtcccttcttttcttttttttctttttctttcttttccttcttcctCACCCCTCTTCTGCAACTGATCAGTGCTGCATATCTCTCTCTCCCCCCCCTTTTCTCTGTCAATTCTTTGGAGGTCGCAAGAGATATGGAAAAATTGAACGGATCTCAGTCGATGTAATCGGATCTCCTGCGGTGTGAAGGAGAAGATGTCGTCGACACGGCGTAAGATCTAACCGGGTTGATGACGGTGAGGACGATGGTGGTTGTTACGACGAAGGTGAGGATGACGGTGGTGGTGAGAGGATGGCGGAAGgagggagaaagagagaaggtGCACAAAGAGAAGATGAAGTGGAGGGCGTTGTTGGTGGTCGGTGATGAGGACGATGTTGGTAGTGAGAACGACGGTGGAGGAGGACGGCGGTGGGGTGGAGGATTGTGGTAGAACAGAGGGAGAAGCATACCTCGTATcagagaggaagaagaatgaTGTGTGGCatttacaaaaatacccctTCTTTAAGGTTGAAAAGTCCAAATTATCCCTGATGTCTGTATTGTGTTCAAAAAAGTGTGTCCAATTATCATTGCTCTAATTGAGAATGATATTGGAAAGAAAAGTAAATGAACCTTTGCTGTGACTTTTacgggtagcacttgggtgacatagagttgggtgacattggtcaatcacaatgtcacaatgcttgtgaaagagagagaaacccaagcattgtggcattgtgattgaccaatgtcacccaactctatgtcacccaagtattttccGACTTTTACATCTGAAGTATACAGTTAAAggtctatttttatttttttaaagaagttaaagGTCTGTTTGTtgtgtgtatattttttaatattgtttagttacaattaaaaaaaatcattaactgttattttttttaattatatttttttggtagcagtttttaaaatatagaaatataagggttaaatatgtttttggtccctataaatataccaacttttcattttagtccctctaaaaaaattgacttttagtccccaaaaatattacatcttcacttttggtccctccttttaAGTAAATTCATGTAGAATTCatgtttttgaataaaagttttgcataaaagtttataatattataatctcCTAAGAAAATAGaactttttaacaaaagatgaattaaatatgaatttttatgtttttggcggtaaattatgtgtttttacaattttttacacaatttcattaaaaaaaatacaaaggttacacatgagttgacttaaaaataaggACAAAAAAGGGTGATTGAAAgttttatagaaactaaaagACGAAGGAAAATttagaaaaactaaaaagaaaagttatatttacggggaccaaaaacatatttaatcctaaatataataattagtcTTTGACAACATAAAATCCGGAGATTTAGTCTGAAAATATACGGAAATATGTCCATTTAATCTTAATAACTTAATATGTCCATTTCAAGAATTGTTTATTACAtttgtataatttaatttaatgactAAATGGAAGAGATTGTGAGTTTAaaaagactaaattgaaaatttattttatttaaattttgaagtgTTTTGTTGATATGAGTGTACAATCTTTATAGAGTATTCTTTTGAAGAGTAACATAAAAAAACTACAAAGAAAATATCCGGGTTTTAGTTCTCATTGAAGAAGAATGATTTTTAAGTATGTTATCATTGATATGTACTGTGTTAGACAAGCCAACTTTCtgcttcaaaaataaaaagtacgCAATTTTGATATTAGTTGCATCAACTTCCTTCGGTCAAAGATAGTGTTGAAATCAGAATTAACTGTGCTAATTTTGACTTACTACAATTGTACTGTACTGTACTTTATTTGACTCAACTCAAAATTGTAGTGTTAGCAACTAGCAAGTCCCTCGTGATAATTAGCACAGTTAATTCtgattattatttcatttagcGAAATCAAAAGGAACTAAAAAAACAGCTAACAAATCTATCAATTGAAGCCTCGTAAAGATATCTAAAAGATTCCTTGCATCGAAGGTAGaagtaataaaacaattaaatatctGAGTGAACACtggtaaaaaagaaaactataacGACTAGttcactatattttttaaaatctacacAAACAAAATAAGACCCGCCTAAAATggaaaaacctaaaaaaaaaaaaatagcaatgaCACCCTCCACTCTGCAACGCCCCAGCCGAATTTACGCTATGCATTTCAGTAATAATCCTAAATGAGTAAACATACTCAACTAACCCCATGCAGAAGAAATTAATTAGGAAGCACGCACTAACAAGGTGATTGGTTCAATTGATTTATCCTATCTTCTTATAAACACAAGTTCCGCAGCTTCCCCTTGCAAACCGAATGGAGGCACCAGGGGCGGGACCATAAGCAATAAATACGCTCTCAAAGGTCCTTAGAGACAGCACTGCATAATGCACTGTCACCTTTGGGGTTGCTCTGAAACAGAGGCACCTGAAGGAGTGCTAGGACCAACACCATTCTCGGTTGGAGGTGGAGAACCCCACCTTCCTTCTGACTCTAGTGGTTCAAGAACATGTACGCCACCATCTGTAAGTCCTAATGCAAATTGATTGGATTCGGAAGGATGTGCAGCGATCACAAGAGGATATACTCTCAGGCTgtcaaaaataagttatttggATGTGAGAAAAAAGAATTGCAACAAAAGATCTTTCATACACCACTGATAACAAAACGCACCTTGGGTTGGGATTGAGATAAGCAGTTTGATTTATTCTGCATCTTAATCTGAGTGTTGAGGCAGTAAGAACACCAATACTTCCATCTTCAAAGCTTACATATATTGATTGACTATCACATGAATATGTAGCATGTGTGATTGGACCACTAGCTTCCCGAGGCACCCACTGATcagacaaaaattgaaattcagAATAAGTGTGTTTCATGGCTTAAACTTTAGATCACATTGAAATGCAAAGATCAGATGGAGCTaccaattaaataaacaatgtgCTCTACCAGACCAAAGTAAAAAACTGCATAAATTCAGATTTGAGTACAAACAAACACACCTGCTTTAGGCATTCCAATTTTGGGGCCTCATATATGGCTATTTGAGTTTCATGAACAGCAAGTAAATGTGTCTGGTCTAAATGAAATTGAACACGGGTATCTGCAAGAGGTGCTAGTGCTCGCCCATTTGGCATCTGTAGGAATTTATTTGTTTGCTTTTCCCATCCGTCCGTGCTCCATACACACAACTATTTGACATGAAATCAATGAATGCATTCTTAATATCTCACTAAATACATCGTTATTAACTTAATGATCATACTTTCGCAAGGAACATAAGGTACAGAGCATAACGGACATGACTGACACACATATACATAGACAAACAATGAAAAATCTAAGGTAAACACAACCTTGGAATATGTAGGCAAACAAAAGCAATATTATTCCTTAAAGATTACTTTTAGCTTTTGGCAACACTCTATTTATAGAGCAAAAGGCTGCTAATTAAAATTCTTTACCTGAGAGTCAGCTCCAGATGATACAAGAATATTTagaacatgagaaaatgcaagaCCAGTGATTCTCTTCTGATGACCTTTTAGCTTGGTTTTGACCTTCAtggaaacattttttaaaagatcaatGTCAAAGTCTTCACAAAAAAAGCATCAATATACAAAACTAAACCAATAGCTTTAGGcttggagaaaaagaaaaaaaaaaatgagacaaaTGCAATCTTCTGAAAACAATCGTCAAATTATGAAATTTAGAACTACCTCATCCACTCGAACATTATAAATTTGTATAGAAGAGTCATCCATGCCAATAGCAATAATATTGTTATCTTGAGGATGGAAAGCAAGAAATGTAGCAGCTGGTGGTGGCGGCATAAAAGTTGTCATTGTCTGCAGGTAGGGTTCAAAGAGATCAATGTAATTTCAATATGTAATAGCCAAAGCCAACAACAGAAAATTCTGAATGCACTACAATAAACTACGAAGTTGTGTACATTATTTAGCCAAATAATAAGTAGATTTTATACTATCATCTAAATTACATGAACTTGCAATTCCATTTTGGCTACACTGCTCAAAGGTCAAAAATAGGAATTCACGAAAATGTATAACCACATGGTGTGAAACAAAGAGAGAAACAAGGTGATAGAAAACATGTTAGCCTCCAAACTAATTTCACCCAACTGATGCAACCAAGTTGTGGATTTCTCGTTGTCTTGGTTACAACTCCATACTAAATTCAATCTCTTTTATTTCACTCCAATCTACGGCATTCATAAACCTCACACATGTGGCATGCGAGCAATTTAATGAGGTATGAACATGTATAATGATATATTGGGAACccatttaaccaaaaaaaatgatatactGGGTACCTAACTGAACCTAGTGCCGATAGCCTTTGACAACACTGGATTAATATCTATTTAAGCTCGCTATCAAATTatcagaaataaaaaaacagtaaattaaatttttcaacaaaaaagaaataccCTTTGACAACActagattaatatttattcaagCTCACTATCAAACGATCAGAAATAGAAACCagtaaattcaaattttcaacaaaaaagaaagtgaCAAGCCTGTGAAGCCTACAGTTGATTAATTCCTCAAGTCAGCCCATACATTAATTAACAAATAGATGAAAGAAGAAGTTGCACACCTTGAATGTCATCATATTGAACAGGGAAATTTTTCCTCCAGAAGCAGACATAACATACGAGTCATTCTTGGAAAGCGCAAAACATGACACAGCATCCTCAGGGTTAGTATCACCTATCTCGTTAGTCATCAATATTCCACTAGATGGTTGCCATAGTTGTGGTTGAAGACTTGCAGTGGCCTGCATGGTAAGTTATTGTTGATTAACAATCTTATGGTGTTAACCTGTAATATACATCCGTGTATTAGGATACTTCATTACCTTCCCTGAAGTGTTGCGGTCATTTTTCTGCCATTTCCAAAGTTTGTGAACAGCATTTGCTGCCAAAGCTAAAATTGCAACCCCTTGATTTGTATAAATTAACCTAGAAACCTGAAACAATATTTAATAGTTCAAAGATGCTGAAGTTACAAAAAACCTCAAGCTATCAAACACTAAAAACTCACATTTGTTTATAATGACtacaaaataaacaattatctCATAATTTGGTTTCTCATAAAAGTTAACATTAGTTTATAATagcaacaaaataaagaaactgTCCAGTACCAGCCATTGACATCTGGGGAAAAATAATAGGACAATGTTCCATTTTCTGagtcaatttcaaaattcaaatgtaaaatatatacATCAACGGAAGGGGAATATCCAAGTAGAATAGAACTTGAACACATGACATGCAAAAAGTGATATTATATAGGCAAGATAGTGTATGTTATACACTACACATGTACAACACGAACATAAcaggttatttatttattgaacaGTGTAATTGTAATAGGGAGGCAGAGCATGCATTGATGAGAATAAAACATTTATACAACAGCTTCACAtgccaaaagaaaatgaaatgaagagcATATACAAATTTAGTATGAGACAATACCCTCATTGATGATAAACCATCAGGAAGTTTCAAGGAGCGGCATTGTGACTGTTCGTTAATTTCTGTTAGTTTCCATATCCTAGATTTCTCCACAGCTTCATCAACAATTCTGGGTTTCACATCAGCTAAACTTCGAGAATCATTATTCTACAAATAAAAGAGTAGAGCTTAATTAAATACAGCCCCAGAAAAATGCAATTCACATTCATTGACAGATTAATTATAGATATGCAGAGAAACTCACAAGCCCAACCATGGCTGCTACTGGAGGAGTTCTATCAGCAAGGCTCGTTCCAACAGCAACATTGGTAGAAGGAAAAGCGCCAATAGTAGGTGGCTGAATTATCATGGAGGATTAAAAATATGTACTTGCAGTAAATTAACTGTAAACTAAATTTGAATATCTTTACCTTCACATTAGCTGCAGAAGCAGCTCTAGAAGCATCAAATGCACGATTCTCCACAGTCCGGAGCAGTCTAATACCTTCTGCATTTGCTAAAATTTTAACTCCATTGTCACTTGTAGAGACGGCCAATAGTATTCCTTCCTTGTTAAATCTAATACATGGAGAAGCCTGCAGGTTTCAAAGACATGTATTACTACGAAGTTATCATCAtcagaaaacaaaacaagatgCCAAACCAATAATTACCAGTAATCCACCATCAGCATCAAAACTTGTCAACAAGTTTGTACTATCCATGTCCCAGAATTTGACCATAAACTCGTCGCCAGCGGCTAAAAACCTATTCTTGGTGGTATCAAATTGAACAACACCTGTAGATCTCTTCCCAAGACCATGATATGTGCGCTTCACGGCTCCTTCACTTTCATTCCATTCCACTAGAAATGACTCCCCTTCTTTATTTGTGCCGCAAGAAAATAATCTATGAACAATATATAGATAGTAAGAAAATGCTAAAACAATAAGTTCACGCACTAAACCAAAAAAGGAGATAAAAGGAACAAAAAGTTTGTGTGAACCTTGTTCCATCAGCACTATATGACATTGTGGTAGATGAATGGCCAGGTGCATCATAGTCAACCCTAGAACCCATGTTATCATACAGCCATGCCTTTATTTTTCCATCAGTTGCAGTCGAGAAGATGA harbors:
- the LOC11441233 gene encoding topless-related protein 4 isoform X2 encodes the protein MSSLSRELVFLILQFLDEEKFKESVHRLEQESGFFFNMRYFEEMVTNGEWDEVEKYLTGFTKVDDNRYSMKIFFEIRKQKYLEALDKGDRSKAVEILVKDLKVFAAFNEELFKEITQLLTLDNFRQNEQLSKYGDTKSARGIMLAELKKLIEANPLFRDKLQFPSLKNSRLRTLINQSLNWQHQLCKNPRPNPDIKTLFVDHSCGQPNGARAPSPVTNPLMAGVPKVGGFPPLSAHGPFQPTPNALPTSLAGWMAASPQVQHPSASAGVGPIGLAQANNPALLKRPRTPPNNPAMDYQTADSDHVMKRTRPFGISDEVNNLPVNLLPVAYSSQSHGQSSYSSDDLPKTAVMTLNQGSTVKSMDFHPLQQILLLVGTNMGDVMVWDIGSRERIAHRSFKVWDLQVCSVALQASLSNEYSASVNRVVWSPDGTLCSVAYSKHIVHIYSYHGGDDLRNHLEIEAHAGSVNDLAFSYPNKQLCVVTCGEDRVIKVWDAVTGAKQYTFEGHEAPVYSVCPHHKENIQFIFSTATDGKIKAWLYDNMGSRVDYDAPGHSSTTMSYSADGTRLFSCGTNKEGESFLVEWNESEGAVKRTYHGLGKRSTGVVQFDTTKNRFLAAGDEFMVKFWDMDSTNLLTSFDADGGLLASPCIRFNKEGILLAVSTSDNGVKILANAEGIRLLRTVENRAFDASRAASAANVKPPTIGAFPSTNVAVGTSLADRTPPVAAMVGLNNDSRSLADVKPRIVDEAVEKSRIWKLTEINEQSQCRSLKLPDGLSSMRVSRLIYTNQGVAILALAANAVHKLWKWQKNDRNTSGKATASLQPQLWQPSSGILMTNEIGDTNPEDAVSCFALSKNDSYVMSASGGKISLFNMMTFKTMTTFMPPPPAATFLAFHPQDNNIIAIGMDDSSIQIYNVRVDEVKTKLKGHQKRITGLAFSHVLNILVSSGADSQLCVWSTDGWEKQTNKFLQMPNGRALAPLADTRVQFHLDQTHLLAVHETQIAIYEAPKLECLKQWVPREASGPITHATYSCDSQSIYVSFEDGSIGVLTASTLRLRCRINQTAYLNPNPSLRVYPLVIAAHPSESNQFALGLTDGGVHVLEPLESEGRWGSPPPTENGVGPSTPSGASVSEQPQR
- the LOC11441233 gene encoding topless-related protein 4 isoform X3 is translated as MSSLSRELVFLILQFLDEEKFKESVHRLEQESGFFFNMRYFEEMVTNGEWDEVEKYLTGFTKVDDNRYSMKIFFEIRKQKYLEALDKGDRSKAVEILVKDLKVFAAFNEELFKEITQLLTLDNFRQNEQLSKYGDTKSARGIMLAELKKLIEANPLFRDKLQFPSLKNSRLRTLINQSLNWQHQLCKNPRPNPDIKTLFVDHSCGQPNGARAPSPVTNPLMAGVPKVGGFPPLSAHGPTPNALPTSLAGWMAASPQVQHPSASAGVGPIGLAQANNPAALLKRPRTPPNNPAMDYQTADSDHVMKRTRPFGISDEVNNLPVNLLPVAYSSQSHGQSSYSSDDLPKTAVMTLNQGSTVKSMDFHPLQQILLLVGTNMGDVMVWDIGSRERIAHRSFKVWDLQVCSVALQASLSNEYSASVNRVVWSPDGTLCSVAYSKHIVHIYSYHGGDDLRNHLEIEAHAGSVNDLAFSYPNKQLCVVTCGEDRVIKVWDAVTGAKQYTFEGHEAPVYSVCPHHKENIQFIFSTATDGKIKAWLYDNMGSRVDYDAPGHSSTTMSYSADGTRLFSCGTNKEGESFLVEWNESEGAVKRTYHGLGKRSTGVVQFDTTKNRFLAAGDEFMVKFWDMDSTNLLTSFDADGGLLASPCIRFNKEGILLAVSTSDNGVKILANAEGIRLLRTVENRAFDASRAASAANVKPPTIGAFPSTNVAVGTSLADRTPPVAAMVGLNNDSRSLADVKPRIVDEAVEKSRIWKLTEINEQSQCRSLKLPDGLSSMRVSRLIYTNQGVAILALAANAVHKLWKWQKNDRNTSGKATASLQPQLWQPSSGILMTNEIGDTNPEDAVSCFALSKNDSYVMSASGGKISLFNMMTFKTMTTFMPPPPAATFLAFHPQDNNIIAIGMDDSSIQIYNVRVDEVKTKLKGHQKRITGLAFSHVLNILVSSGADSQLCVWSTDGWEKQTNKFLQMPNGRALAPLADTRVQFHLDQTHLLAVHETQIAIYEAPKLECLKQWVPREASGPITHATYSCDSQSIYVSFEDGSIGVLTASTLRLRCRINQTAYLNPNPSLRVYPLVIAAHPSESNQFALGLTDGGVHVLEPLESEGRWGSPPPTENGVGPSTPSGASVSEQPQR
- the LOC11441233 gene encoding topless-related protein 4 isoform X1, whose product is MSSLSRELVFLILQFLDEEKFKESVHRLEQESGFFFNMRYFEEMVTNGEWDEVEKYLTGFTKVDDNRYSMKIFFEIRKQKYLEALDKGDRSKAVEILVKDLKVFAAFNEELFKEITQLLTLDNFRQNEQLSKYGDTKSARGIMLAELKKLIEANPLFRDKLQFPSLKNSRLRTLINQSLNWQHQLCKNPRPNPDIKTLFVDHSCGQPNGARAPSPVTNPLMAGVPKVGGFPPLSAHGPFQPTPNALPTSLAGWMAASPQVQHPSASAGVGPIGLAQANNPAALLKRPRTPPNNPAMDYQTADSDHVMKRTRPFGISDEVNNLPVNLLPVAYSSQSHGQSSYSSDDLPKTAVMTLNQGSTVKSMDFHPLQQILLLVGTNMGDVMVWDIGSRERIAHRSFKVWDLQVCSVALQASLSNEYSASVNRVVWSPDGTLCSVAYSKHIVHIYSYHGGDDLRNHLEIEAHAGSVNDLAFSYPNKQLCVVTCGEDRVIKVWDAVTGAKQYTFEGHEAPVYSVCPHHKENIQFIFSTATDGKIKAWLYDNMGSRVDYDAPGHSSTTMSYSADGTRLFSCGTNKEGESFLVEWNESEGAVKRTYHGLGKRSTGVVQFDTTKNRFLAAGDEFMVKFWDMDSTNLLTSFDADGGLLASPCIRFNKEGILLAVSTSDNGVKILANAEGIRLLRTVENRAFDASRAASAANVKPPTIGAFPSTNVAVGTSLADRTPPVAAMVGLNNDSRSLADVKPRIVDEAVEKSRIWKLTEINEQSQCRSLKLPDGLSSMRVSRLIYTNQGVAILALAANAVHKLWKWQKNDRNTSGKATASLQPQLWQPSSGILMTNEIGDTNPEDAVSCFALSKNDSYVMSASGGKISLFNMMTFKTMTTFMPPPPAATFLAFHPQDNNIIAIGMDDSSIQIYNVRVDEVKTKLKGHQKRITGLAFSHVLNILVSSGADSQLCVWSTDGWEKQTNKFLQMPNGRALAPLADTRVQFHLDQTHLLAVHETQIAIYEAPKLECLKQWVPREASGPITHATYSCDSQSIYVSFEDGSIGVLTASTLRLRCRINQTAYLNPNPSLRVYPLVIAAHPSESNQFALGLTDGGVHVLEPLESEGRWGSPPPTENGVGPSTPSGASVSEQPQR
- the LOC11441233 gene encoding topless-related protein 4 isoform X4 → MSSLSRELVFLILQFLDEEKFKESVHRLEQESGFFFNMRYFEEMVTNGEWDEVEKYLTGFTKVDDNRYSMKIFFEIRKQKYLEALDKGDRSKAVEILVKDLKVFAAFNEELFKEITQLLTLDNFRQNEQLSKYGDTKSARGIMLAELKKLIEANPLFRDKLQFPSLKNSRLRTLINQSLNWQHQLCKNPRPNPDIKTLFVDHSCGQPNGARAPSPVTNPLMAGVPKVGGFPPLSAHGPTPNALPTSLAGWMAASPQVQHPSASAGVGPIGLAQANNPALLKRPRTPPNNPAMDYQTADSDHVMKRTRPFGISDEVNNLPVNLLPVAYSSQSHGQSSYSSDDLPKTAVMTLNQGSTVKSMDFHPLQQILLLVGTNMGDVMVWDIGSRERIAHRSFKVWDLQVCSVALQASLSNEYSASVNRVVWSPDGTLCSVAYSKHIVHIYSYHGGDDLRNHLEIEAHAGSVNDLAFSYPNKQLCVVTCGEDRVIKVWDAVTGAKQYTFEGHEAPVYSVCPHHKENIQFIFSTATDGKIKAWLYDNMGSRVDYDAPGHSSTTMSYSADGTRLFSCGTNKEGESFLVEWNESEGAVKRTYHGLGKRSTGVVQFDTTKNRFLAAGDEFMVKFWDMDSTNLLTSFDADGGLLASPCIRFNKEGILLAVSTSDNGVKILANAEGIRLLRTVENRAFDASRAASAANVKPPTIGAFPSTNVAVGTSLADRTPPVAAMVGLNNDSRSLADVKPRIVDEAVEKSRIWKLTEINEQSQCRSLKLPDGLSSMRVSRLIYTNQGVAILALAANAVHKLWKWQKNDRNTSGKATASLQPQLWQPSSGILMTNEIGDTNPEDAVSCFALSKNDSYVMSASGGKISLFNMMTFKTMTTFMPPPPAATFLAFHPQDNNIIAIGMDDSSIQIYNVRVDEVKTKLKGHQKRITGLAFSHVLNILVSSGADSQLCVWSTDGWEKQTNKFLQMPNGRALAPLADTRVQFHLDQTHLLAVHETQIAIYEAPKLECLKQWVPREASGPITHATYSCDSQSIYVSFEDGSIGVLTASTLRLRCRINQTAYLNPNPSLRVYPLVIAAHPSESNQFALGLTDGGVHVLEPLESEGRWGSPPPTENGVGPSTPSGASVSEQPQR
- the LOC11441671 gene encoding BRAP2 RING ZnF UBP domain-containing protein 1, which encodes MFFLRVHSVDAENPLDPELIFSAPTQSQTNPKFTERRGVLHLFRSASHSSLPNSNSLSPLLFILAVPNYFSFDDFIRFCGPHYLDRLHHLLFIRNDGMEDRYSVLIRFDDQLAADAFHTYFNGKKFSPAEAEICHILFLLSVEYSECEEVAGTPPAGCTEIPTCPVCLERLDPDTSGICTTLCDHSFQCPCVSKWTYLSCQVCRLCQQQDEKPTCFICGTLDDVWVCMICGFVGCGRYKEGHAIRHWKDTQHCYSLDFRTQQIWDYVGDNYVHRLNQDQSRIDGKSEMHVHCMSLEGECDTCECSEDLEVNGAFFNSKVEAIVDEYNRLLTSQLETQRQYYESLLIEARSKEESSISEAVEKAATSGMLDIQNELEKCTEERNVVAEVNRKLIKNSEMWRKKIKEAEEREAASMKSMNEKILDLEEQIRDITIFLQAQKTIDKMSDSNGIKEGTVLPVAHEQPSPGNSKKNRKSGRKRR